A window of Mesoplasma chauliocola contains these coding sequences:
- the parE gene encoding DNA topoisomerase IV subunit B, whose translation MAKEVKYDESAIQVLEGLEAVRKRPGMYIGSTDVRGLHHLVWEIVDNSIDEALAGYCTEINVTLEKNGSVTVADNGRGVPIGMHSTGRPTPEVIFSVLHAGGKFGGSGYKTSGGLHGVGSSVVNALSKKFNVTIYRDKKVNEIEFTNGGKLNIPLTEVGTTNKTGTIVNFLPDDSIFNTTKFSFTTITERLKESALLNSGLRITITDKINDKFVEYQFENGLVEFVKELSSEFTQITEPVVITGESKRIASEICIQYTEDFNETILGFANNVKTGDGGTHITGFKTGLVRAINDYAKNNKILKDKDPRLDSNDLREGLVAIVTVKIPEDLIEYEGQTKGKLGTPDAKIAVEQVTYDFMNFWLIENKVPATKIIEKAMLARKAREEARKARQAIRDSKGKKTTRAMLGKLTPAQGRKKEINELYLVEGDSAGGSAKSGRDRTFQAILPLRGKVINSEKAKLAELMKNEEIQTIITAIGAGIGQDFDVNDINYGKVIIMTDADTDGAHIQTLLLTFFYRYMKDLIINKHVFIALPPLYKLTFADRKFIYLWDEEELADFAKTATKKYEIQRYKGLGEMNADQLWETTMNPEQRKLIVVTIDDALMAEKSFRTLMGEDAEKRKVWIQENVKFTLEDNDDAIIINENQENN comes from the coding sequence ATGGCAAAAGAAGTAAAATATGACGAATCAGCCATTCAGGTCCTTGAAGGTTTAGAAGCTGTTAGAAAACGTCCAGGGATGTATATTGGTTCAACTGATGTTAGAGGATTGCACCATTTAGTATGAGAAATTGTAGATAACTCAATCGATGAAGCTTTAGCAGGCTATTGTACAGAGATTAATGTAACTTTAGAAAAAAATGGAAGTGTTACTGTTGCTGATAATGGACGTGGAGTTCCAATTGGAATGCACTCAACAGGAAGACCAACACCTGAAGTTATTTTTAGTGTACTTCATGCTGGAGGAAAATTTGGTGGAAGTGGATATAAAACTTCAGGAGGACTTCATGGAGTTGGGTCATCTGTTGTTAATGCTTTATCTAAAAAATTTAATGTAACAATTTATCGCGATAAAAAAGTTAATGAAATTGAATTTACTAATGGAGGTAAATTAAATATACCTTTAACAGAAGTTGGAACAACAAATAAAACAGGAACCATTGTTAACTTTTTGCCAGATGATTCAATTTTTAATACTACAAAATTTAGTTTTACAACAATTACTGAAAGATTAAAGGAATCAGCTTTATTAAATTCAGGACTAAGAATTACTATTACTGATAAAATTAATGATAAGTTTGTTGAATATCAATTTGAAAATGGACTTGTAGAATTTGTTAAAGAATTATCAAGTGAATTTACACAAATTACAGAACCTGTAGTTATTACTGGCGAATCAAAAAGAATAGCTTCAGAAATTTGTATTCAATATACAGAAGATTTTAACGAAACTATTTTAGGTTTTGCTAATAATGTTAAAACTGGTGATGGTGGAACACACATTACAGGATTTAAAACAGGATTAGTTAGAGCGATTAATGATTATGCTAAAAATAATAAAATTTTAAAAGATAAAGATCCAAGATTAGATTCAAATGATTTAAGAGAAGGACTAGTAGCTATTGTAACAGTTAAAATTCCTGAAGACCTAATCGAATATGAGGGACAAACAAAAGGTAAGCTGGGAACACCAGATGCTAAAATAGCTGTTGAACAAGTAACTTATGATTTTATGAACTTCTGATTAATTGAAAATAAAGTACCAGCAACAAAAATTATTGAAAAAGCAATGTTAGCAAGAAAGGCAAGAGAAGAAGCTCGTAAAGCAAGACAAGCTATTCGTGATTCAAAAGGTAAAAAAACAACAAGAGCAATGCTAGGGAAATTAACACCAGCTCAAGGAAGAAAAAAAGAAATTAACGAATTATATCTTGTTGAAGGGGATTCAGCTGGAGGAAGTGCTAAATCAGGAAGAGATCGTACATTCCAAGCTATTTTACCTTTAAGAGGAAAGGTTATTAACTCAGAAAAAGCAAAGTTAGCTGAGTTAATGAAAAATGAAGAAATTCAAACAATCATTACTGCAATTGGTGCTGGTATTGGTCAAGACTTTGATGTTAATGATATTAATTATGGAAAAGTTATTATTATGACCGATGCTGATACTGATGGAGCACATATTCAAACATTGTTATTAACATTCTTTTACAGATATATGAAAGATTTAATTATTAATAAACATGTGTTTATTGCATTACCACCATTATATAAATTAACTTTTGCTGATCGTAAGTTTATTTATCTATGAGATGAGGAAGAATTAGCAGATTTTGCTAAAACAGCTACGAAAAAATATGAAATCCAACGTTATAAAGGACTTGGAGAAATGAATGCTGATCAATTATGAGAAACAACAATGAATCCAGAGCAACGTAAATTAATTGTTGTAACAATTGATGATGCTTTAATGGCAGAAAAGTCATTTAGAACCTTAATGGGTGAAGATGCTGAAAAGCGTAAAGTTTGAATTCAAGAAAATGTTAAATTTACTTTAGAAGATAATGATGATGCAATCATCATAAATGAAAATCAAGAAAATAACTAG
- a CDS encoding RsmE family RNA methyltransferase, translating into MEIKKDNNFIINNTDVHHIKNVVKLKNNEIIECVYQQEVYKTKIKDLTFDNMVIVEIVGKTQTKLSNIKKVLIAGVLREQKWDYLLQKSTELGVDEIIPVIFKRNVVKIDDKKIDQKLQRWQTICDTAAKQSKRTTIPIVNNLIVNLKELEKHLSDLNLVAWEEERQICLKSYLSKNFNSISFVIGCEGGIDPSEINVLHDLGFKNVSLGSNILRAETAPCYILSSLIYEDK; encoded by the coding sequence GTGGAAATAAAAAAGGATAATAATTTTATTATTAATAACACTGATGTTCATCATATTAAAAATGTTGTTAAATTAAAAAATAATGAAATTATAGAATGCGTTTATCAACAAGAAGTTTATAAAACTAAAATTAAAGATTTAACATTTGACAATATGGTTATTGTAGAAATAGTTGGTAAAACACAAACCAAATTAAGCAATATTAAAAAAGTTTTAATTGCTGGAGTTTTAAGAGAGCAAAAATGAGATTATCTTTTACAAAAATCAACAGAGTTAGGTGTTGATGAAATTATTCCTGTAATTTTTAAGCGTAATGTAGTTAAAATTGATGATAAAAAAATTGATCAAAAATTACAAAGGTGACAAACTATTTGTGATACTGCTGCTAAACAATCTAAAAGAACAACAATTCCAATAGTAAATAATTTAATAGTTAATTTAAAAGAATTAGAAAAACATTTAAGTGATTTAAATCTTGTAGCTTGAGAAGAAGAAAGGCAAATATGCTTGAAAAGTTATTTATCTAAAAATTTTAATTCAATAAGCTTTGTGATAGGTTGTGAGGGTGGAATTGATCCTAGTGAAATTAATGTATTACATGATTTAGGATTTAAAAATGTGAGCTTAGGAAGCAATATTTTACGAGCTGAAACAGCACCTTGCTATATTTTAAGTAGTTTAATATATGAAGATAAATAA
- a CDS encoding AIPR family protein, with the protein MNRENTNTEKFKQLILNELNLIDFKLTQQTDFTEKNINEGDLMTFLYLRDVLNICETIDDFAAMSIDGTGDGGIDYIFSNEENCYIFQSKSGQINVDDFEDIYNKIKSSLIDAISNQENTKKANLAEQNRKRIKTEITNIRNIQIFVISKAISHVKNEVNEKQVLNQKIDQIIKYNQPAGFSNVNFSLEAVEFTKNEYFLEKVIRLEKKEKEIKKEFSFKISSNFTINNALGLQGVLVSMKIYDIYKLYEEHRNNLFGLNVRNFLDNSNSKESKKVNSEINNTLKNSPEEFWFKNNGIFIITKKLEIYPNKILIKDFSIINGAQTVTNIYKYIDSLKISNNLDKPETEEIEKHKKSVLNSELICKIVEVSSNEKNSLFLNKNFKTEDFILELVKSSNQQKPVSNWTFFYQEECVENLKFKFDIENNKQNQEYTLLIKESEVFDKKKTMKLDEYCQLGMAIFKIRPGYAIQNKKKLFDNNQSGTYEFKNVLVDSNLLNNPLAVFEIKEFYESYLVEQKKKKDKELNTHLTRSKIWILSLISIMISIFSCNQETKDKLYDLLDKEKNTEEALDNLFLFFESFEKNIKKGLIQEKSTKKIISSIDVIINKLMEFIKDNQMNSAKYFYQDKQFITFLKENRDFLIKFKKD; encoded by the coding sequence ATGAATAGAGAAAATACAAATACTGAAAAATTTAAACAATTAATTTTAAATGAGTTAAATTTGATTGATTTTAAATTAACCCAACAAACAGATTTTACTGAAAAAAATATAAATGAAGGAGATTTAATGACTTTTTTATATTTAAGAGATGTTTTAAATATTTGTGAAACGATAGATGATTTTGCTGCTATGAGTATTGATGGAACAGGAGATGGAGGTATAGATTATATTTTTTCTAATGAAGAAAATTGTTACATATTTCAATCAAAGTCAGGGCAAATAAATGTTGATGATTTTGAAGATATTTACAACAAAATCAAATCTTCTTTAATTGATGCTATTAGTAATCAAGAAAATACTAAGAAGGCAAACTTAGCAGAACAAAATAGAAAAAGAATAAAAACTGAAATTACAAATATTAGAAATATTCAAATATTTGTAATCTCTAAGGCAATTTCTCATGTTAAAAATGAAGTTAATGAGAAGCAAGTTTTAAATCAAAAAATAGATCAAATTATAAAATATAATCAGCCTGCAGGTTTTTCAAATGTTAATTTTAGCCTTGAAGCAGTTGAATTTACAAAAAATGAATACTTTTTAGAAAAAGTAATAAGATTAGAAAAAAAAGAAAAAGAAATTAAAAAAGAATTTAGTTTTAAAATTTCATCAAATTTTACAATAAATAATGCATTAGGCTTACAAGGTGTATTAGTTTCAATGAAAATATATGATATATACAAACTTTATGAAGAGCATAGAAATAATCTTTTTGGGTTAAACGTTAGAAATTTTTTAGATAACTCAAACTCTAAAGAAAGTAAAAAAGTTAATTCTGAGATTAATAATACTTTAAAAAATTCACCAGAAGAATTTTGATTTAAAAATAATGGAATTTTTATAATAACAAAAAAACTTGAAATTTACCCTAATAAAATTTTAATTAAAGATTTTTCAATTATAAATGGTGCACAAACGGTGACAAACATTTATAAGTATATTGATAGTTTGAAAATTAGTAATAATTTAGATAAACCAGAGACTGAAGAAATTGAAAAACACAAAAAAAGTGTACTTAATTCAGAATTAATTTGCAAAATAGTTGAAGTTTCATCAAATGAAAAAAATTCACTTTTTTTAAATAAAAATTTTAAAACGGAAGATTTTATATTAGAACTTGTTAAATCTTCAAATCAACAAAAACCTGTTTCAAATTGAACATTTTTTTATCAAGAAGAATGTGTTGAAAATTTAAAATTTAAATTTGATATAGAAAATAATAAGCAAAATCAAGAATATACTTTGCTAATAAAAGAAAGCGAAGTTTTTGATAAGAAAAAGACTATGAAACTTGATGAATATTGTCAATTAGGAATGGCTATTTTTAAAATAAGACCTGGTTATGCAATTCAAAATAAGAAAAAACTTTTTGACAATAATCAAAGTGGAACCTATGAATTTAAAAATGTTTTAGTAGATTCTAATTTACTGAATAATCCATTAGCAGTTTTTGAAATAAAAGAGTTTTATGAATCATACCTAGTTGAGCAAAAAAAGAAAAAAGACAAGGAGTTAAATACACATTTGACTAGATCAAAAATTTGAATCTTATCTTTGATTTCAATAATGATTTCTATTTTTAGTTGCAATCAAGAAACTAAAGATAAATTGTATGACTTGCTTGATAAAGAAAAAAATACAGAAGAAGCTTTAGATAATTTATTTTTATTTTTTGAAAGTTTTGAAAAAAATATTAAAAAAGGATTAATACAAGAAAAGTCTACAAAAAAAATTATTTCATCAATAGATGTTATAATTAATAAACTAATGGAATTTATTAAAGATAATCAAATGAATTCAGCTAAATATTTTTATCAAGACAAACAATTTATAACTTTTTTAAAAGAAAACAGAGATTTTTTAATAAAATTTAAAAAAGATTAG
- the udk gene encoding uridine kinase, translating into MKRVTLILIAGGTASGKTTVADRIANEILKGKSVTHISMDNYYKDFGELTLEERRKINFDHPNSVDTELLLKDLQALKDYQPIKVPVYDFKTSSRTKETITVKASDVVILDGIFALAIKEIRKLGDIKIFIKTANDLRFIRRLQRDVNDRGRTLESVVSQYLNEVKPMHEAFIGPSIEYADLIIPYKEGNDVAVDLVATKILSLVS; encoded by the coding sequence ATGAAAAGAGTCACATTAATTTTAATAGCAGGTGGTACTGCTTCTGGTAAAACAACTGTAGCTGATAGAATTGCAAATGAAATATTAAAAGGTAAATCTGTTACTCATATTTCAATGGATAACTACTACAAAGATTTTGGTGAATTAACACTTGAAGAAAGAAGAAAAATAAACTTTGATCATCCAAATAGTGTTGACACAGAATTATTATTAAAGGATTTACAAGCTTTAAAAGATTATCAGCCAATTAAAGTTCCAGTTTATGATTTTAAAACTTCTTCAAGAACTAAAGAAACAATTACAGTTAAAGCTAGCGATGTTGTTATACTTGATGGAATTTTTGCATTAGCAATTAAAGAAATTAGAAAACTTGGTGATATTAAAATATTTATTAAAACGGCTAATGATTTAAGGTTTATAAGACGTTTACAAAGAGATGTTAATGATAGAGGTAGAACTTTGGAAAGTGTTGTTAGTCAATACTTAAATGAAGTTAAACCAATGCATGAAGCATTTATAGGCCCAAGCATTGAGTATGCAGATTTAATTATTCCTTATAAAGAAGGAAATGATGTTGCTGTTGATTTGGTAGCTACAAAAATATTGAGTTTAGTAAGTTAA
- a CDS encoding HsdM family class I SAM-dependent methyltransferase encodes MKERELMMSNKTDIFTPKKIVLKMLDEIDYKGKKILNKKIIDNSCGQGAFLKEIIKIYIKEAKKENYSNDKIKKMLESNIFGIEIEKKHFKQTLINLDNIVEKELPNLKISWKIINQDALKIEDFNFKMDYVVGNPPYLRIHNMKNINYKDFSFSNKGMSDLYLIFFEIGIKMLNNQGKLGYITPNSYFYSLSAKELRFFLLKENMIHKIINFESTKIFSNADTYTAITLLSKNKKENSIIYNSNNETTKYTNTSQFVFTKSNIFIFSKMNENDTFKKIINDENYVKHVEVKNGFATNCNNIFIPRNNELMDLKNRNLILNAVKIKKKGCSFEKRFAIFPYKNNKILELKQIKKNNINVYKYLMNNQELLKNRKISQNQNWWEYSKTQGINDLNSKKIIISNIIDTNKNIHLEKVSENVLVYGSGYYIKSKKIDIEAILNIFLINENLFKKYLHFLNKCKGSNYYFFTSKELEKFLNYLIEKKIKQQEGTKNE; translated from the coding sequence ATGAAAGAAAGAGAATTAATGATGAGTAATAAAACAGATATCTTTACACCGAAAAAAATAGTTTTAAAAATGCTAGATGAAATTGATTATAAAGGAAAAAAAATTTTAAATAAGAAGATAATAGATAATTCATGTGGACAAGGCGCATTTTTAAAAGAAATTATTAAAATTTATATAAAAGAAGCTAAAAAAGAAAATTATTCAAATGATAAAATAAAAAAAATGTTAGAAAGTAATATTTTTGGTATTGAGATAGAAAAAAAACATTTTAAGCAAACTTTAATAAATTTAGATAATATTGTTGAAAAAGAATTACCGAATTTAAAAATTAGTTGAAAAATTATTAATCAGGATGCATTAAAAATAGAAGATTTTAATTTTAAAATGGATTACGTAGTTGGAAATCCACCATATTTAAGAATTCATAACATGAAGAATATAAATTATAAAGATTTCAGTTTTTCAAATAAAGGAATGTCTGATTTATATTTAATTTTTTTTGAAATCGGAATAAAAATGTTAAATAATCAGGGGAAATTAGGGTACATAACTCCAAATTCATATTTTTACTCATTGTCAGCAAAAGAATTAAGATTTTTTTTGTTAAAGGAAAATATGATTCATAAAATAATAAATTTTGAATCAACTAAAATTTTTTCAAATGCAGATACTTACACAGCAATAACTTTATTGTCAAAGAATAAAAAAGAAAATTCTATAATTTATAATAGCAATAATGAAACAACAAAATATACTAATACTTCTCAATTTGTGTTTACTAAAAGCAACATTTTTATTTTTTCAAAAATGAATGAAAATGATACTTTTAAAAAAATTATAAATGATGAGAACTATGTAAAACATGTAGAAGTCAAAAATGGATTTGCAACTAATTGTAATAACATTTTTATTCCTAGAAATAATGAGTTAATGGATTTAAAAAATCGAAATTTAATATTAAATGCTGTGAAAATAAAAAAGAAAGGTTGCTCTTTTGAAAAAAGATTTGCAATATTTCCTTATAAAAACAATAAAATATTAGAACTCAAACAAATTAAAAAAAATAATATAAATGTTTACAAATATTTAATGAATAATCAAGAATTATTAAAAAATAGAAAAATTAGCCAAAATCAAAATTGATGAGAATATTCAAAAACTCAGGGAATTAATGATTTAAATAGCAAAAAAATAATAATTTCTAATATAATAGACACTAATAAAAATATACATTTAGAAAAAGTAAGCGAAAATGTTTTGGTTTATGGATCAGGGTATTATATTAAATCAAAAAAAATTGACATAGAAGCAATACTTAATATTTTTCTTATTAATGAAAATTTATTTAAAAAATATTTACATTTTTTAAATAAATGTAAGGGTTCTAATTATTATTTTTTTACTTCAAAAGAGTTAGAAAAATTTTTAAATTATTTAATAGAAAAAAAAATTAAGCAACAAGAAGGTACTAAAAATGAATAG